One stretch of Streptomyces sp. 135 DNA includes these proteins:
- a CDS encoding prenyltransferase — MTSPERTEHLVLPGVLTADQATATVRGILAVQREDGAIPWFRGHHLDPWDHTEAAMALDAAGEHAAAGRAYDWLARHQNPDGSWYAAYADGDPHDVTDRSRETNFCAYIAVGVWHHYLATGDEAFLDRMWPAVFAAVEFVLALQQPGGQIGWKREADGTPVTDALLTGCSSIHQALRCALAVAEQRGEPQPDWELAAGALAHAITSHPERFLDKNRYSMDWYYPVLGGALSGEEAKARIEEGWDRFVVPDLGVRCVVPNPWVTGGESAELALALWMVGESDRALEILQSIQHLRDPRSGLYWTGYVFDDKAVWPEELTTWTAGSLLLAVAALGGDEATCAVFSGERLPRGLAPECCEAR, encoded by the coding sequence GTGACGAGCCCCGAGCGGACCGAACACCTCGTCCTGCCCGGCGTCCTGACGGCTGATCAGGCGACGGCCACGGTACGCGGCATCCTCGCCGTCCAGCGGGAGGACGGCGCCATCCCGTGGTTCCGCGGACACCACCTCGACCCGTGGGACCACACCGAGGCCGCCATGGCCCTGGACGCCGCCGGGGAGCACGCCGCCGCCGGGCGCGCCTACGACTGGCTGGCCCGGCACCAGAACCCGGACGGCTCCTGGTACGCGGCGTACGCCGACGGGGACCCGCACGACGTCACCGACCGGAGCCGCGAGACCAACTTCTGCGCGTACATCGCCGTCGGCGTCTGGCACCACTACCTCGCCACCGGCGACGAGGCGTTCCTGGACCGCATGTGGCCCGCCGTGTTCGCCGCCGTCGAGTTCGTCCTCGCGCTCCAGCAGCCCGGCGGGCAGATCGGCTGGAAGCGGGAGGCCGACGGCACGCCGGTCACCGACGCGCTGCTCACCGGCTGCTCCTCGATCCACCAGGCACTGCGCTGCGCCCTCGCCGTCGCCGAGCAGCGTGGGGAGCCGCAGCCCGACTGGGAACTGGCGGCCGGCGCCCTCGCGCACGCGATCACCAGCCACCCCGAGCGGTTCCTCGACAAGAACCGCTACTCGATGGACTGGTACTACCCGGTCCTCGGCGGCGCGCTGAGCGGCGAGGAGGCCAAGGCGCGCATCGAGGAGGGCTGGGACCGCTTCGTGGTGCCGGACCTCGGCGTGCGCTGCGTCGTCCCGAACCCCTGGGTCACCGGCGGCGAGAGCGCCGAACTGGCCCTCGCCCTGTGGATGGTGGGGGAGTCGGACCGCGCCCTGGAGATCCTCCAGTCCATCCAGCACCTGCGGGACCCGCGGAGCGGCCTGTACTGGACGGGCTACGTCTTCGACGACAAGGCGGTCTGGCCCGAGGAACTGACCACCTGGACGGCGGGCTCCCTGCTCCTCGCGGTGGCGGCGCTCGGCGGCGACGAGGCGACCTGCGCGGTCTTCTCCGGCGAGCGGCTCCCGCGGGGCCTCGCCCCGGAGTGCTGCGAGGCGCGCTGA